CGCGGAGCCTCCCTACGCGGCGCGGTCCTGGCCGGCTGCAACCTCCGCGACGCCGACCTCCGCGACACGGACCTGACGGGCGCCAGACTGAGCAGCGTCAACACCGGCATCCCCCGCCTGGGCCCCACGGACATCACAGGCGCCCGCTTCGATGGAACGTCCCTGCGCAACGTCCAGGCAGACGAGGTAATCGGCTGGCCGCCGGGGGCGGTGCGGAGCGAGTAGGGCCTGGTGCGCGGTCATTGTCGACACGCTGCCCCCGGCTATCGACCCTGGGAAGGCTGAGGCATGGCCCCGGCGGGTTACGACGCCGCCCTGCTGCACACCCACAGCCTCGCGGAGCGCGTGCGGACGAAGCTGTCCGGCATTCTCGCGAGCGGCACCGGGCGACTCGCGGAGCTGGTGGTCATCACCGAACTCCTCCAGAGCGCCGAACGCGGGGACATTCCTGAACTCCTTCCGCGCCGCGGCAGCGGGCCGGGGTGGTCCGGCGCCGATAGCGGCGGGTGTTCGCGTCTCCGCGGTCGACCGTGGGGGCGGCTTCGACCGTCGTACGCTGCCGGAACCGCACCCTTCCCTCGTCAACTGGGAGTCCCCGCGTGAGCGATCAGTCCGGGCAGCAGGACAAGAAGCCGTTTCTGTACGTCGTCGTCTGCGCGGCGGGCATCGCCGGTGATGTGGGGCAGCTCATCTCGGCCGCCCAGCAGCGTGGTTGGGACGTCGGTGTCGTTGCCACCCCGCGAGGGCTGACCTTCATCGATGCCGCCGCCGTCGAAGCGCAGACCGGGTATCCGATCCGGTCCGCCTGGCGGGCTCCCGGTGATCCGCGGCCGCTCCCGGATCCGGACGCCATCGCCGTCGCACCGGCCACCTTCAACACGGTCAACAAGTGGGCGGCCGGGATCTCGGACACCCTCGCCCTCGGCATCCTGTGCGAGGCGTACGGGTTCGGCATCCCCACCGCCGTCCTGCCGTACGTCAACTCCGCCCAGGCCGCCCATCCCGCGTACGCCGAGAGTCTCCGGCGGCTGCGGGGCATGGGGGTCCTGATCAGTTCTTACGAGCCTCATACACCCAAGGGCGCGGATGGGGCCGGGCAGTTCCGGTGGGAGGAGGCGCTGCAGCTGCTTGCGCCCAGGGGGGCCGGGCAGAGTTGACCGTCCCTCTCCCGGTGGACCGTTGCCGCCGTGCGCGGACGCGCTGTGGTGGGGGGTTCGCGAGCCGCGTTCTCCCTCTCCACGGGGGTGGGAATGTGGCCGGGAATTGTGGAGTCGACCGAGTGCTGGATGCGGTAGTTATTTCCTCACCAGCCTTCTGTATACGTCCTGTTGGCCTGAGCCGCCGCCGTCCCATTCGGCTGCGCTTCTTCACACTTTCCGCGCCTTCCGTGCCGCGCTCTGTGGCACGGTGGATCGACTGGTGACTCGGGTGTCCGAGCGTCCGCGTAGGGGGAACTTCATGCGTCTTCGCACCGTCGCGGCCTCGGCCGCGCTCGTCCTGTGCGCTACGGCGGGTGCCGTCGGCTGTTCGGCCCCGTCGGACTCCCCCGAGGGGGCCCGGCCCGGCGCCTCGGCCGATCCCGCGCCGGTCGAGGGCATGGCCGGGAACATCGAGACCGGCAAGCGTCAGGCCGGACCGCCCCAGCTGGAGGGGCAGAGCGCGACCGGGTCCCTGGAGTGCGCGGGGTCGGTCGGGGAGATTCCGGCGGAGTGTGCGCTCGACCTGTCCTTCGAGCGGAGCAGCGACGGGGAGCTTGCCGCCGGGACGCCGGACGCCCGGTAGGTACGGGACAGCAGTAGCAGCGCTCCAGCAGGAGGCGCCGGCACCAAAGCGTGTGCCGGCGCCTCCTTCCGTGTGTTCAGAACCTTCGAAAGCTTTCCCCGTGCCCAGAGATCCCTTAGCCTCACACCCTGTTCACATTCAACAATGGGTGGCTCCTAAACAGGAGCCAGGTGCGGGGGTAGTGAAATATGCGTGAAAACTGGCGCATAAAGGTGAGTGCCATCGCTGGTGCGTCAGCACTGGCGTTCTCGGCTCTCACGGCGACGCCCGCGCTCGCCGAGGAGCCGGCGGGTGGCCTCCAGGAAGTGGAGATGCCCGCGGGTGTGATGATCGTCGAAGGGCTTGCTCCGGACCCCGGGGCGGACCTGCCCTCTCTGGAGCCCGAGGCGGAAACGGCCGACGCCCCCTCCGCGACGCAGGCCGCCGCCAAGGCCGCTCCCACCAACACCTGCCTCGGCGCCACCGCCGCCTACGGTGCCAAGGGGTGCTTCCAGCACAACGGCGACATCGTGTGGGCGGGCGACACGAAGAAGGACGGCATGTCCGCGGCCGTCGGGGTCTACACCGACTACGGGCGCGCCGCCGAGGTCTGCATCAACAAGCTCGGGGTGAACACCTGGGCGACCTGCGACAAGGACTACCGCGAGTCCGGGAACGTACGCCTGCGGGTCCTGCGCTACGACGGTGACACCGGGAAGTTCTACCAGCCCGAGTCCTGGTCCGGCTGGGTTCCGGTCGACGGGAAGTTCTGATCCTCGCTGCCCGCTCGTCGCCGGAACCCCTGCGTCCGTTCGTGATCGTTCCCGCCGTGAGGGAGCGGGGTGGCGGGAACGCTGCGCGGGGCGCCGAGACCAGTGGATCGTTTCGGGCCGACCGATAAGGTAATGGCCGGATA
This DNA window, taken from Streptomyces griseus subsp. griseus, encodes the following:
- a CDS encoding flavoprotein, with the translated sequence MSDQSGQQDKKPFLYVVVCAAGIAGDVGQLISAAQQRGWDVGVVATPRGLTFIDAAAVEAQTGYPIRSAWRAPGDPRPLPDPDAIAVAPATFNTVNKWAAGISDTLALGILCEAYGFGIPTAVLPYVNSAQAAHPAYAESLRRLRGMGVLISSYEPHTPKGADGAGQFRWEEALQLLAPRGAGQS
- a CDS encoding pentapeptide repeat-containing protein, coding for MTTPLTARQRLSELHRYAAVSGENFTAQNLASTRTNQLRFARCSFAGADLRYASLESCWFKFCDFTGADLRGASLRGAVLAGCNLRDADLRDTDLTGARLSSVNTGIPRLGPTDITGARFDGTSLRNVQADEVIGWPPGAVRSE